One region of Oceanipulchritudo coccoides genomic DNA includes:
- the wecB gene encoding non-hydrolyzing UDP-N-acetylglucosamine 2-epimerase, with translation MKRVAVVAGTRPEAIKMAPVYFALKKSKTLEPVFLSTAQHRQMLDQAVGVFGIQPEFDLDLMQHGQTLPELTGRVINAVTEFIEKENPDAMLVQGDTTTVLASSIAAFYASVPVGHVEAGLRTGNMRSPFPEEMNRKLTTPLARWNFCPTETSRKNLLKEGIDPKTISVTGNTVIDALLWMRERLRKDGIPALEVAERCGIPETFCTKFMRSGKTNGRFILVTGHRRESFGHGFENICHSVAELTKQYPDVGILYPVHLNPRVQEPVRRILGGNANVTLIEPVGYRDFIWLMDRSFFVLSDSGGVQEEAPSLGKPVLVMRETTERPEGVEAGTCRLVGTDPDTILAEAKLLLENDAEYQRRSSLQNPYGDGKSAAQIARILEETI, from the coding sequence ATGAAACGAGTTGCCGTCGTAGCCGGAACGCGCCCGGAGGCCATCAAGATGGCCCCGGTCTATTTTGCCCTGAAAAAGAGCAAAACCCTTGAGCCCGTCTTTTTATCCACTGCCCAACATCGTCAGATGCTGGATCAGGCAGTGGGGGTTTTCGGCATCCAGCCGGAGTTTGACCTCGACCTGATGCAACATGGCCAGACTCTACCGGAATTAACCGGAAGGGTCATTAACGCCGTGACTGAGTTCATCGAGAAGGAAAATCCCGATGCGATGCTTGTACAGGGGGATACGACGACTGTATTGGCTTCTTCCATCGCCGCCTTTTATGCAAGTGTGCCGGTTGGCCATGTGGAGGCCGGCCTTCGCACCGGCAATATGCGATCGCCCTTTCCTGAGGAAATGAACCGCAAGCTGACAACTCCGCTTGCCCGATGGAACTTTTGTCCAACGGAAACCAGCCGGAAAAACCTTTTAAAGGAAGGTATTGATCCCAAGACGATCTCCGTTACCGGTAACACGGTGATCGATGCTTTGCTCTGGATGCGGGAACGCCTGCGCAAGGATGGTATTCCGGCATTGGAGGTAGCGGAGCGCTGTGGTATTCCAGAAACGTTTTGCACAAAGTTCATGCGGTCCGGTAAGACGAACGGTCGCTTCATTCTGGTGACGGGTCATCGCCGGGAATCCTTTGGGCATGGATTTGAAAACATCTGCCACTCAGTTGCTGAATTGACCAAGCAGTATCCTGATGTGGGCATTCTCTACCCGGTCCACTTGAACCCGCGGGTGCAGGAGCCAGTTCGCCGCATACTCGGCGGAAACGCAAATGTGACTTTAATCGAGCCGGTTGGTTATCGCGACTTTATCTGGCTGATGGATCGGAGTTTCTTTGTTCTCAGTGATTCAGGTGGCGTGCAGGAGGAGGCCCCAAGTCTCGGAAAGCCCGTGCTCGTCATGCGCGAAACAACGGAACGACCTGAGGGCGTCGAAGCAGGTACTTGCCGCCTGGTCGGGACCGATCCGGATACGATCCTCGCGGAAGCGAAACTCCTTCTCGAAAATGACGCGGAATATCAACGCCGCAGCTCACTGCAGAATCCCTATGGGGATGGCAAGTCGGCTGCACAGATTGCTAGAATTTTAGAGGAAACAATATGA
- a CDS encoding glycosyltransferase, whose protein sequence is MKILYIHQYFSTPQGAAGTRSYEFARRFVAAGHEVTMLCGRSRWTTIKGADGINVVRVGASASNNDSYFRRIVGFLKFSILSTWEVLRLEYDIIYATSTPLTVAIPALVGKHLRNKAFVFEVRDLWPELPRAMGIIRSRSVLGVLEIFESFAYQSADALVGLSPGIVKGIRKKRPNALIEMIPNSCDLDLFKPCREKRIVSPKIGSEDFVAVFCGAHGRANGLDSVLDAAAYLKKHACDGIKVLLVGDGHLKPHLMNRVKNEALSNVVFMDPLPKNQLAELISRCDCGLMSLADIEAFQFGTSPNKFFDYISCGLPVVCNYPGWLAGLIADWDCGLVSDAGNAASLANALEKLAEDPIRCATMGRNSRKLAENEFNRDNLFTRLEKLILQFQKT, encoded by the coding sequence GTGAAAATACTCTATATCCATCAGTATTTTTCCACTCCACAAGGAGCGGCTGGAACACGGTCCTATGAATTTGCAAGGCGGTTTGTGGCCGCTGGCCATGAAGTGACAATGCTCTGTGGACGGTCCAGGTGGACCACGATCAAGGGAGCGGACGGCATCAATGTCGTCCGGGTTGGGGCCTCAGCCTCAAATAACGACTCGTACTTTCGACGGATTGTCGGGTTCCTGAAATTCAGCATCCTTTCGACGTGGGAGGTCCTTCGACTGGAGTACGATATCATTTATGCAACCTCGACCCCTCTGACAGTCGCAATTCCAGCATTGGTAGGAAAGCACCTGCGTAATAAAGCTTTCGTATTCGAGGTACGGGACCTTTGGCCGGAATTGCCTAGGGCTATGGGTATCATCCGTAGCCGCTCTGTTCTGGGTGTTCTGGAGATATTTGAATCCTTCGCCTACCAATCTGCTGACGCTTTGGTTGGTTTGTCACCTGGCATCGTTAAGGGCATCCGGAAAAAACGACCAAATGCATTAATTGAAATGATTCCAAATTCCTGCGACCTTGATCTCTTCAAGCCATGTAGGGAAAAGCGAATTGTTTCACCCAAGATTGGCTCGGAGGATTTTGTAGCTGTATTTTGCGGTGCTCATGGCCGGGCAAATGGCTTGGATTCAGTATTGGATGCAGCAGCCTATCTTAAAAAACATGCCTGTGACGGGATAAAAGTGCTCCTGGTTGGCGATGGACACCTTAAACCGCATTTAATGAACAGGGTCAAAAATGAAGCCTTGTCCAATGTTGTCTTTATGGATCCTCTTCCAAAAAATCAACTGGCCGAACTGATAAGCCGATGTGATTGCGGCTTGATGTCCCTCGCAGATATAGAAGCCTTCCAATTTGGAACCTCACCCAACAAGTTCTTTGATTATATCAGCTGCGGTTTACCAGTCGTCTGCAATTATCCCGGTTGGCTGGCTGGGCTAATTGCAGATTGGGACTGCGGCTTGGTTTCCGATGCAGGCAATGCAGCGTCTTTGGCCAATGCTCTCGAGAAACTGGCCGAAGATCCCATTCGTTGTGCTACCATGGGGAGAAATTCCCGAAAATTAGCAGAGAATGAATTTAATCGAGACAATCTCTTCACTCGACTTGAAAAGTTAATCCTACAATTTCAAAAAACATGA
- a CDS encoding bi-domain-containing oxidoreductase — protein sequence MRQILQNLSSGETLLADVPTPKVRPKHLLIRTEASLVSLGTEKMLIDFGKANLLEKARQQPEKVKQVLEKIKTDGLMPTIEVVRAKLDAPLPLGYCNVGRVIEVGQGVEDFQVGDRVLSNSNHAEVVCAPKNLCEKVPEGVEPSSAIYGVVGAIGLQGIRLIAPTIGETIVVTGLGLIGQLSVQILLANGCKVIGIDFDSKKCQLAEEFGAKSIDLSSGQDPVAAAMALTNGKGVDGVLITASTKSNDPVHHAAQMCRQRGRIVLVGVVGMEFNRADFFEKELSFQVSCAYGPGRYDPEYEQKGNDYPYGHVRWTEQRNFEAVLGLMASGKVQTDPLTTHRYSFDRALEAYGEVGSGDAMGIVLEYSLAEGDNLKRSVRLGAAQTAASEPVVGVIGAGSFTGLVILPALKKTEARLKAISSSTGVTASHLGKKFGFESAVTDNGLIFEDEEINTVFITTRHANHGRLVMEALKAGKHVFVEKPLCIRKEEMEEIRSFFTGGDACDTKEASDTSPLLMVGFNRRFAPLIRKMKELTAKRTGPMAMIFNVNAGMIPRDHWSQLKDEGGGRILGEACHFIDTLRYIAGSEISNVKTTFAKKGGVAIDDIVSIHLEFEDGSMGTVHYFGNGNKSLERESLDVYCGGGILRMNNFRTLTGYRWPGFKKEKLRRQDKGHSAEIAAFIEAVNCGGSSPIAIEEILDVTEASFIAAEQA from the coding sequence ATGAGACAGATCCTACAAAACCTTTCTTCTGGCGAGACCCTACTCGCTGATGTACCGACTCCCAAGGTCCGACCAAAACACCTACTGATCCGCACCGAGGCGAGCCTTGTCTCCCTCGGGACGGAGAAGATGCTGATCGACTTTGGAAAGGCGAATTTGTTGGAAAAGGCGCGCCAGCAGCCGGAGAAGGTCAAGCAGGTTCTAGAGAAGATCAAGACGGACGGGCTGATGCCAACCATCGAGGTGGTCCGGGCCAAGCTGGATGCGCCTTTGCCGCTCGGATATTGTAATGTCGGAAGAGTCATAGAAGTCGGGCAGGGGGTGGAGGACTTTCAGGTTGGTGATCGAGTCCTATCCAACAGCAACCATGCGGAAGTTGTCTGCGCCCCGAAGAACCTGTGTGAGAAAGTTCCTGAAGGGGTCGAACCGTCCAGTGCGATCTATGGGGTCGTCGGAGCGATTGGCCTGCAGGGAATTCGGCTTATTGCGCCGACAATAGGCGAAACCATTGTCGTTACCGGGTTGGGTCTGATTGGACAGTTGTCGGTTCAGATCCTGTTGGCGAATGGCTGCAAGGTGATCGGCATCGATTTTGATTCCAAGAAGTGCCAACTGGCGGAGGAATTTGGTGCAAAGTCGATTGATCTTTCCAGCGGGCAGGATCCCGTAGCGGCGGCAATGGCATTGACGAACGGGAAGGGCGTCGATGGAGTATTGATCACCGCTTCAACCAAAAGCAATGATCCCGTTCATCACGCTGCTCAAATGTGTCGCCAGCGTGGTCGAATCGTTTTGGTGGGTGTCGTTGGAATGGAATTCAACCGGGCTGACTTTTTTGAGAAAGAGTTGAGTTTTCAGGTTTCCTGCGCGTATGGACCGGGTCGCTACGATCCTGAATATGAGCAGAAAGGAAATGACTATCCCTATGGTCATGTTCGCTGGACTGAGCAGCGGAATTTTGAAGCAGTTTTGGGACTGATGGCTTCGGGAAAGGTCCAGACGGATCCTCTTACGACTCACCGCTATTCCTTCGACAGGGCACTCGAGGCTTATGGAGAGGTCGGGAGCGGTGACGCAATGGGGATTGTCCTCGAGTATAGCTTGGCGGAGGGGGATAACCTGAAGCGGTCCGTCCGTCTTGGTGCTGCTCAAACTGCTGCCTCTGAACCTGTAGTTGGTGTGATCGGGGCAGGTAGCTTCACCGGATTGGTCATTCTGCCGGCGCTTAAAAAGACTGAAGCACGGCTCAAGGCAATTTCTTCAAGCACCGGCGTAACTGCTTCCCATCTGGGTAAGAAGTTTGGTTTTGAAAGCGCCGTCACAGATAATGGCCTGATCTTTGAGGATGAGGAGATCAATACCGTGTTCATCACAACTCGGCATGCCAATCATGGCAGGCTGGTGATGGAGGCGTTAAAGGCGGGGAAGCACGTATTTGTGGAAAAGCCGTTGTGTATCCGGAAGGAGGAGATGGAGGAGATTAGGAGCTTTTTCACAGGCGGGGACGCCTGTGACACAAAGGAGGCAAGTGACACATCTCCACTGCTTATGGTCGGTTTTAATCGAAGGTTTGCCCCACTTATCCGGAAGATGAAGGAACTTACGGCAAAGCGGACTGGGCCAATGGCGATGATCTTCAATGTTAACGCTGGAATGATTCCACGTGACCATTGGTCCCAACTGAAGGATGAAGGCGGTGGTCGTATTCTTGGTGAGGCCTGCCACTTTATTGATACGCTCCGATACATCGCCGGATCTGAAATTAGCAATGTAAAGACCACGTTCGCCAAAAAAGGTGGTGTCGCTATTGATGATATTGTCTCAATCCATCTTGAATTTGAGGATGGATCAATGGGGACTGTTCACTATTTCGGGAACGGTAACAAGTCTTTGGAGCGTGAGAGCCTGGATGTCTACTGCGGAGGCGGCATCCTGCGAATGAATAATTTCAGAACATTGACAGGTTACCGCTGGCCTGGGTTCAAGAAGGAAAAACTTCGCCGGCAGGACAAGGGGCATTCTGCCGAAATTGCCGCATTCATCGAGGCAGTTAATTGTGGCGGATCCTCGCCCATAGCTATTGAAGAAATTCTGGACGTTACAGAGGCAAGTTTCATTGCCGCTGAGCAGGCGTGA
- a CDS encoding glycosyltransferase family 4 protein has protein sequence MHLFIDASNLRRGGGVTHLQEILQVADLKRHGFSKVTVWAPKRTLERIGDIPLVERRTHPLIDKGRIHGVIFRRHLLDRQIEPDVNLLWAPGGTYQGSFRPYVTMLRNFLPFDFPERARFKYRWAYVRLVYLKHVQTKSFKRATGLIHISQKAHDVLNEMTDLSKVRQTVIHHGLSERFLMLPRPQRQVEDFTEKTPARLLYISHINLYKHQDKLIQAVAKVRERGIPAEIHLVGPALPAAKRMFDPLAARLDPEKKWIKWHGEIPYFEVREHTQQADLYTCTSTCETFGMVLLEAMGSGLPVVCSDRSALPEIQGDTGLKVDPENVTELAHAIEKMLRDKALRMEYAMKAYDRAKTFTWERCAEETFEFLRACATQSAKH, from the coding sequence ATGCACCTCTTTATTGATGCTTCCAATCTTCGCCGCGGCGGCGGAGTGACCCACCTCCAGGAAATCCTTCAGGTGGCCGATTTGAAACGCCACGGGTTTTCCAAAGTGACCGTTTGGGCTCCAAAGAGAACACTTGAGCGTATCGGTGATATTCCGCTTGTCGAGCGGCGCACCCACCCTCTGATCGACAAGGGTCGTATTCACGGGGTGATCTTCCGCCGGCATCTCCTCGACCGCCAGATCGAGCCTGATGTAAACCTTCTATGGGCTCCGGGAGGTACCTACCAAGGGAGTTTCCGGCCCTATGTGACCATGCTCAGGAATTTCCTCCCGTTTGATTTTCCGGAGCGGGCCCGATTCAAGTACCGGTGGGCATATGTTCGGCTGGTTTATCTTAAGCATGTCCAGACAAAGAGTTTCAAACGGGCAACTGGCCTGATCCATATCAGCCAGAAGGCCCATGATGTGCTTAATGAAATGACGGACCTGAGCAAGGTCCGCCAAACCGTCATCCATCATGGCCTGAGCGAACGCTTCCTGATGCTGCCAAGACCACAACGGCAGGTTGAAGACTTTACTGAGAAAACTCCTGCCCGCCTGCTCTACATTTCCCATATCAATCTTTACAAGCATCAGGACAAGTTGATCCAAGCCGTTGCAAAAGTCCGGGAGCGAGGAATTCCGGCGGAGATACATCTTGTCGGGCCGGCTCTTCCAGCCGCGAAGAGAATGTTTGATCCACTTGCCGCAAGGTTGGATCCGGAAAAGAAATGGATCAAGTGGCACGGTGAGATCCCTTATTTTGAAGTCCGGGAACATACGCAACAGGCAGATCTTTACACTTGTACCTCAACCTGTGAAACATTCGGGATGGTGTTACTCGAGGCAATGGGCTCGGGGCTCCCGGTAGTTTGCTCTGACAGGAGCGCCTTGCCGGAAATCCAAGGCGATACTGGTTTGAAGGTTGATCCTGAGAATGTAACCGAGTTGGCGCATGCGATTGAGAAGATGCTGCGGGATAAGGCCTTGCGTATGGAGTACGCAATGAAGGCTTACGATCGTGCTAAAACCTTTACTTGGGAACGCTGTGCCGAGGAAACTTTTGAATTTCTGCGTGCCTGTGCTACTCAGTCGGCAAAACACTAA
- a CDS encoding YdcF family protein, with protein sequence MASTDDAQLNQVDWIVVLSGGFAVGSKPGEIVLTTESALRTAHGVFLARKYPEAGVIFTGAGGGARLMQELALARGVDPQRCRIEPTALNTRMHPPGVLALDGVEADDFLLVVSSDWHLPRAKAEFVRYFNHLAFSGSTRTTRPGPLWEKWFPSESAFSASSLYIREWVGRLYYFLAR encoded by the coding sequence ATGGCTTCTACGGACGATGCTCAACTGAATCAAGTTGACTGGATCGTCGTCCTTTCCGGAGGTTTCGCGGTCGGGAGCAAGCCGGGTGAGATTGTGCTCACAACGGAGAGCGCCCTCCGGACGGCACATGGCGTATTCCTGGCAAGGAAGTATCCGGAGGCCGGTGTCATCTTTACTGGAGCGGGAGGCGGTGCCCGTCTGATGCAAGAACTTGCCCTGGCACGCGGTGTTGATCCTCAACGGTGCCGAATTGAACCGACGGCCCTGAATACGCGAATGCATCCACCAGGCGTCCTGGCCCTCGATGGAGTGGAGGCGGATGACTTTCTTCTGGTGGTCAGTTCCGACTGGCACCTGCCTCGCGCTAAGGCCGAATTTGTTCGGTACTTCAACCACCTTGCCTTTTCCGGTTCAACGCGGACCACACGACCCGGCCCGCTTTGGGAGAAATGGTTTCCGAGTGAATCGGCATTTTCTGCAAGCAGCCTGTATATCCGTGAGTGGGTTGGCCGGCTTTACTACTTTCTGGCAAGATGA
- a CDS encoding glycosyltransferase family 4 protein, translated as MKPALTLFFRDSRTGKQSIERLFSSLTVHFEKVFEVDTVHLPNRPGSVPGMAGNIKFARKKGKGVLHITGDAHYIVPFLKRGATVLTIHDCGYLKRLRGIKKFLYKLLWFRLPCRFAQKVTVISEATREDLEKEIGPLGDKLVVIENCFTFEPQAAHSPFNSGCPKILQIGSGRHKNLDTLITAVDDLPCELKIVGKLSDENRRELDRRKIQYTNEFAVSDSRIQEIYQECDILFFASRLEGFGLPILEAQAFGIPCITSNCSSMPGVAGEGALLVDPESPEEIRSAIERLKNEPRLREELFEKGRLNLQRFEPATIAQKYMDVFRTLGNG; from the coding sequence ATGAAACCGGCCCTGACCCTGTTCTTCCGCGATAGCCGTACTGGCAAGCAGAGCATTGAGAGACTGTTCAGCAGTCTCACAGTCCACTTCGAGAAGGTATTCGAGGTGGACACGGTTCATTTGCCAAACCGTCCTGGGAGTGTCCCCGGGATGGCAGGGAATATCAAATTTGCGAGGAAAAAGGGAAAGGGTGTCCTTCACATTACTGGAGATGCGCACTATATAGTTCCTTTTTTGAAAAGGGGAGCGACCGTCCTCACCATTCATGACTGCGGCTATCTTAAGCGGCTTAGGGGGATCAAGAAGTTCCTGTACAAGCTTCTTTGGTTCAGACTTCCGTGCCGTTTTGCGCAAAAGGTCACAGTCATCTCCGAGGCGACCCGGGAGGATTTGGAAAAGGAAATCGGCCCTTTGGGAGACAAGCTCGTTGTCATCGAAAATTGCTTCACTTTTGAACCGCAGGCAGCCCACAGCCCCTTTAATTCCGGTTGCCCTAAAATCCTTCAGATTGGAAGCGGCAGGCACAAGAACCTCGACACGCTCATCACGGCCGTGGATGACCTGCCATGCGAGTTGAAGATTGTCGGAAAGCTGAGTGATGAAAATCGCCGCGAACTTGATCGGAGAAAGATTCAATATACTAATGAATTCGCCGTATCGGATTCGCGGATACAGGAGATTTACCAGGAGTGTGACATCCTGTTCTTTGCCTCCCGTTTGGAGGGCTTTGGCCTGCCCATACTCGAGGCACAGGCCTTTGGAATCCCGTGCATCACCTCCAATTGTTCAAGCATGCCCGGTGTGGCAGGGGAGGGCGCCCTGCTCGTAGATCCGGAGTCGCCGGAGGAGATCCGGTCGGCCATTGAAAGACTCAAAAATGAACCCCGGTTACGGGAAGAATTATTCGAAAAAGGCAGGTTGAATCTTCAGCGCTTTGAACCTGCGACCATTGCGCAAAAGTATATGGATGTATTTCGAACTCTTGGAAATGGCTGA
- a CDS encoding class I SAM-dependent methyltransferase: MESSTTKPKESPSTYDNYRQWKNWSKDRSVEKWFIEYFEGEIRQAGLTEAKSLLEVGFGNGDFMRWALSQGKQITGTEIIPELVERGRESGLDVYLYNIADMEIDDGPLAGKRYDGIILFDVIEHLTAKDGMLALKRLAGLLNPGGRIVLRFPNGDSPLSVPIQNGDHTHRNAIAKSKLVQMCLGTGLTVLSYRNAQRIAARKSTAWFKWILFRLRDLTEIVVGYLFFNQRRPLDPVATAVLGKAD, translated from the coding sequence ATGGAAAGCTCAACGACAAAACCCAAAGAGTCCCCCTCGACTTACGACAACTACCGCCAATGGAAAAACTGGAGTAAGGACCGGTCTGTGGAGAAATGGTTCATCGAATACTTTGAGGGAGAGATCCGGCAGGCAGGCCTGACGGAGGCGAAAAGCTTGCTGGAGGTCGGCTTTGGCAACGGGGATTTCATGCGTTGGGCCCTGTCACAGGGCAAGCAGATTACCGGGACAGAGATTATTCCGGAGCTGGTTGAGCGTGGTCGCGAATCCGGCCTGGATGTTTATCTTTACAACATTGCGGACATGGAAATCGACGACGGACCCCTAGCCGGAAAACGTTACGACGGGATTATCCTCTTTGACGTGATCGAGCACCTGACCGCGAAGGACGGCATGCTGGCTTTGAAGCGCCTGGCAGGGCTTTTAAATCCCGGAGGAAGGATCGTGCTCCGCTTCCCGAATGGGGACAGCCCCCTTTCGGTGCCTATTCAAAACGGCGATCATACACACCGGAATGCCATTGCCAAAAGCAAACTTGTCCAGATGTGTCTGGGAACGGGACTAACCGTCTTGTCATACAGAAACGCCCAGCGAATAGCCGCGAGAAAGTCGACCGCATGGTTCAAGTGGATTTTGTTTCGCCTGCGGGACCTGACCGAGATTGTCGTCGGGTATTTGTTTTTCAACCAGCGTCGTCCGCTGGATCCCGTTGCAACAGCTGTGCTGGGCAAAGCTGATTGA
- a CDS encoding acyltransferase family protein: MQSSTRQFAPDLLKAIAIFGVVYIHSIWMVGENATVYITWIFRAAVPCFLMMFSYFMARSLSRQEHPWRYIGKRFLHILTVFIVWSLAYSLFREEWLMPTLLKFAIRHFGGGSWPGQFFFFILLQLIPLFPVLVWAYNRPALRIGILAFSAATYLVFGYAHHLVPEILLQLKMRPFFHSIPYVFAGIALSRGQLPRLSGWWTAAIVLIPLEFFILSLLGREHDAYVTPGVAIASILISTSVLQLRLNPPRNPLVSGFICFAGANTMTIFVANPLAARLLARFTHDWRPVDPAPWLEIPLSFLFASIVLVMCCGMAWLIKRIRLEGIIN, translated from the coding sequence ATGCAATCATCAACCAGGCAATTCGCACCCGACCTCCTCAAGGCGATAGCTATCTTCGGGGTCGTTTACATTCATTCCATTTGGATGGTTGGAGAAAATGCGACGGTTTACATCACATGGATATTCCGGGCGGCCGTGCCGTGCTTTCTCATGATGTTCTCCTATTTCATGGCCCGTTCCCTTAGCCGGCAAGAGCATCCATGGCGTTACATTGGAAAGCGTTTTCTGCATATCCTGACCGTCTTCATCGTCTGGAGTCTTGCATACAGCCTTTTTCGTGAGGAGTGGCTTATGCCAACTCTCCTGAAGTTCGCCATCCGGCACTTTGGCGGGGGTTCCTGGCCGGGTCAGTTCTTTTTCTTTATCCTTCTCCAATTGATTCCGCTGTTTCCCGTTCTCGTCTGGGCATACAACCGGCCCGCATTGAGAATCGGTATTCTCGCCTTTTCCGCTGCCACCTATCTTGTTTTCGGATATGCCCACCATCTCGTTCCGGAAATTCTTCTTCAGTTAAAAATGAGGCCTTTTTTTCACAGCATTCCGTATGTCTTCGCTGGAATTGCCTTGTCCCGTGGACAATTGCCAAGGCTGAGTGGCTGGTGGACGGCAGCGATCGTCCTAATTCCCCTAGAGTTTTTCATCCTTTCTTTGCTTGGTCGGGAGCATGACGCCTATGTCACACCGGGTGTTGCCATTGCCTCCATTCTAATTTCAACAAGTGTGCTTCAGCTCCGCTTGAATCCACCCCGAAACCCTTTGGTTTCCGGGTTCATTTGCTTTGCAGGCGCTAATACTATGACAATATTTGTCGCAAATCCACTGGCCGCCAGACTCTTGGCAAGGTTCACTCATGATTGGCGCCCCGTGGATCCGGCCCCCTGGCTCGAGATTCCCCTATCGTTTCTTTTTGCCTCAATCGTCTTGGTAATGTGTTGCGGGATGGCTTGGCTCATAAAAAGGATTCGGTTGGAAGGAATCATCAATTAG
- a CDS encoding sulfotransferase family protein, giving the protein MALKLIVLLGAARSGTTFLGRTSLSRCSNLEYWGEPYHVWVHGHAYRKDDVLGADDATPEISHYIRKRLEERLAKSGKEFLLEKTPSNCLRIPFIREIFPEARFIHLFRDPAAAIASTVKEWRGDGHEALDSKELRQGGRAVRVGKGMRAYLKIRERVEDMTDLLELPAYLPRFIRFCMRNWTTGKDFTWGPRFPGMRAFRRTHTLHETCAEQWRWQVEGVLDHTADLGPDRLYTMSFEDLMTNPEEQLKAVMNWMGGEMRLEVLKGIVKSVQSKRASGRDPLAGLPDQERENIRAIVSPVASRMRLRKPSN; this is encoded by the coding sequence ATGGCTTTAAAGTTGATTGTTCTTCTAGGAGCGGCCCGCTCTGGAACAACTTTTCTTGGGCGGACCTCCCTTTCCCGTTGCTCGAATCTCGAGTACTGGGGCGAACCGTATCACGTCTGGGTGCATGGCCATGCCTACAGGAAAGACGATGTTCTGGGTGCGGACGACGCAACACCGGAAATCTCCCACTATATCCGCAAGCGTCTCGAAGAACGCCTAGCGAAGAGCGGCAAGGAGTTTCTTCTTGAGAAGACTCCAAGTAATTGTCTGCGAATTCCCTTCATTAGGGAAATCTTCCCTGAGGCCCGGTTCATACACCTTTTCCGCGATCCGGCCGCCGCAATTGCCTCGACCGTCAAGGAGTGGCGCGGAGACGGACATGAAGCTCTGGATAGCAAGGAACTCCGGCAAGGAGGACGCGCGGTCCGCGTGGGTAAGGGAATGCGGGCATACCTCAAAATCCGGGAGCGCGTGGAAGACATGACCGACCTGCTGGAATTGCCGGCCTACCTGCCAAGATTTATTAGATTCTGTATGCGGAATTGGACGACAGGCAAGGATTTCACATGGGGACCCCGGTTTCCGGGAATGCGCGCCTTTAGGCGTACCCATACCTTGCATGAAACCTGTGCGGAACAATGGCGCTGGCAAGTTGAAGGGGTTCTGGATCACACGGCTGATCTTGGTCCGGACCGGCTTTACACAATGTCTTTTGAGGATTTGATGACAAACCCCGAAGAGCAACTGAAGGCAGTTATGAACTGGATGGGGGGAGAGATGCGCTTGGAAGTCCTTAAAGGGATTGTCAAATCGGTACAATCCAAGAGGGCGTCGGGAAGGGATCCCCTTGCCGGGCTTCCTGATCAGGAAAGGGAAAATATCCGGGCGATTGTTTCCCCCGTGGCGAGCCGGATGAGGCTCCGCAAACCCTCTAATTGA